One genomic segment of Theobroma cacao cultivar B97-61/B2 chromosome 6, Criollo_cocoa_genome_V2, whole genome shotgun sequence includes these proteins:
- the LOC18597111 gene encoding glucose-6-phosphate/phosphate translocator 2, chloroplastic has product MISSIKHSTSVFNSTGFFSNKRSSQFSPLPVIKNVHSGFPNQSCSYQKPLHIVAIENLAISKKTQQRKIECQAYEADRSTPLDINIELPDEEARLESAKRIKIGIYFATWWALNVVFNIYNKKVLNAFPYPWLTSTLSLAAGSLMMLISWATRVADAPKTDFEFWKSLFPVAVAHTIGHVAATVSMSKVAVSFTHIIKSGEPAFSVLVSRFLLGEAFPLPVYLSLLPIIGGCALSAATELNFNMTGFMGAMISNLAFVFRNIFSKKGMKGKSVSGMNYYACLSMLSLLILTPFAIAVEGPQLWAVGWQKAVSQIGPNFVWWVVAQSVFYHLYNQVSYMSLDQISPLTFSIGNTMKRISVIVSSIIIFHTPVQPVNALGAAIAILGTFLYSQAKQ; this is encoded by the exons atgaTTTCTTCAATAAAACACTCCACATCTGTTTTCAATTCCACAGGTTTCTTCTCCAACAAACGTTCGTCACAATTCTCACCATTACCCGTAATCAAGAACGTCCACAGTGGCTTCCCCAACCAATCTTGCTCTTATCAAAAACCTCTGCACATTGTCGCCATTGAGAATCTTGCAATCTCGAAAAAAACCCAGCAGAGGAAAATAGAGTGCCAGGCCTATGAAGCTGATAGGTCTACGCCTCTGGACATAAACATTGAGTTACCAGACGAGGAAGCAAGACTGGAGTCAGCTAAAAGGATAAAGATTGGGATTTACTTTGCTACTTGGTGGGCTCTTAATGTagttttcaatatatataacaaGAAGGTTTTGAATGCCTTTCCTTATCCTTGGCTTACCTCTACACTGTCTCTGGCCGCTGGCTCTCTTATGATGCTTATATCTTGGGCCACGAGGGTCGCTGATGCTCCTAAAACCGATTTTGAGTTTTGGAAGTCCCTTTTCCCC GTTGCGGTGGCACATACTATTGGACATGTAGCAGCAACTGTGAGCATGTCGAAAGTTGCAGTTTCATTCACTCATATCATTAAGAGTGGTGAACCTGCTTTCAGTGTTTTGGTTTCAAGATTTCTATTAGGGGAGGCATTCCCATTACCAGTTTACTTGTCACTATTGCCAATTATTGGAGGTTGTGCACTTTCAGCAGCAACTGAGCTCAATTTCAACATGACCG GTTTCATGGGGGCCATGATATCTAATTTAGCATTCGTGTTTCGAAACATATTTTCAAAGAAAGGGATGAAGGGAAAGTCTGTTAGTGGGATGAATTACTACGCATGTTTGTCAATGTTGTCTTTATTGATTCTTACACCTTTTGCAATTGCCGTTGAGGGTCCTCAGCTCTGGGCAGTTGGCTGGCAGAAGGCAGTTTCACAAATTGGACCTAATTTTGTCTG GTGGGTGGTAGCTCAAAGTGTCTTCTACCACTTGTATAATCAGGTTTCATACATGTCTCTGGATCAAATTTCTCCCTTGACATTTAGCATCGGAAACACAATGAAGCGAATTTCGGTTATAGTCTCTTCCATCATCATCTTCCACACACCTGTTCAGCCTGTCAATGCCCTTGGAGCTGCCATTGCAATCCTTGGAACCTTTCTTTATTCACAG GCAAAGCAGTGA